Proteins encoded in a region of the Isosphaeraceae bacterium EP7 genome:
- a CDS encoding type II secretion system F family protein, giving the protein MNPGMVTGLAAATAILGVLAAYQVATDLFLRDRSRVNDRVDEEFLRKRKDQAKRSPLFKNLEQVTAGLGHDEEAPTARQRFTSMVDQSGVDVTPGRLLAISAAVAVGLGLLGLVARGNPFDASVAAFVGGWLPIRVVKGKRDARIEKLRSQLPEAFDLMARVVRAGQTLGQAMLAVAEEFPQPISTEFSFCYEQQNMGLSPEATFRDLNRRTGIIELKIFVMAVLVQQQTGGNLAELLIKLAGVVRERYMIRGTIQTLTSEGRMQGWILAGLPPCMFLLILAVNPKYGGVMFDHPNILLGTFGFEMVGVLWIRKIVNFDF; this is encoded by the coding sequence ATGAACCCGGGGATGGTCACGGGCTTGGCCGCGGCGACGGCCATCCTGGGCGTGCTGGCCGCCTATCAGGTCGCCACCGACCTCTTCCTGCGCGACCGCTCTCGCGTCAACGATCGCGTCGACGAGGAGTTCCTCCGCAAGCGGAAAGACCAGGCGAAGCGATCGCCCCTGTTCAAGAACCTGGAGCAGGTGACCGCCGGGCTGGGCCACGACGAGGAGGCACCCACGGCCCGCCAGCGGTTCACCTCGATGGTCGATCAGTCGGGGGTGGACGTCACCCCCGGCCGGCTGCTGGCCATTTCCGCCGCCGTCGCGGTGGGCCTGGGCCTGCTGGGCCTGGTCGCGCGGGGCAACCCGTTCGACGCCTCGGTGGCCGCCTTCGTCGGCGGCTGGCTGCCGATCCGGGTCGTCAAAGGGAAGCGAGACGCGCGGATCGAGAAGCTCCGGTCGCAGCTACCCGAGGCCTTCGACCTGATGGCGCGCGTCGTCCGCGCGGGGCAGACCCTGGGGCAGGCGATGCTGGCCGTGGCCGAGGAGTTCCCCCAGCCGATCTCCACCGAATTCTCCTTCTGCTACGAGCAGCAGAACATGGGGCTCTCCCCCGAGGCCACCTTCCGCGACCTCAACCGCCGCACCGGCATCATCGAGCTGAAGATCTTCGTCATGGCCGTGCTCGTCCAGCAGCAGACCGGCGGCAACCTGGCCGAGCTCCTCATCAAGCTGGCCGGCGTGGTGCGCGAGCGCTACATGATCCGCGGGACCATCCAGACGCTGACCTCCGAGGGGCGGATGCAGGGCTGGATCCTGGCCGGGCTCCCCCCGTGCATGTTCCTCCTGATCCTGGCCGTCAACCCGAAATATGGGGGCGTGATGTTCGATCACCCCAACATCCTGCTGGGCACCTTCGGCTTCGAGATGGTGGGCGTCCTCTGGATCCGCAAGATCGTGAACTTCGACTTCTGA
- a CDS encoding type II secretion system F family protein, with the protein MSRELMLMMMAGGVITMLALIVGLLATGRKGKLDRRIDAMSGRERPEARPETVASMARSALPKMGKVIVPDDEAERTRLRARMVHAGLYQRQAMHAFLGVKLVLLVLATVVGGGLTLANVIPTTRALPLSILLFLVGMFGPGAWLNRRKAQRQQALRRALPDAIDVLIICLEGGLSFQASLKKIADELRSAHPVLGSELRIVDREIQLGRGPGEALTNFARRSDMEEILSLASVIGQSERFGASLVKSMRNHSESLRHKRKQAAEERAQKAATLIMIPTLLFIFPAVFVILLAPAAFQVSAMFESTPGGK; encoded by the coding sequence ATGTCTCGAGAACTGATGCTGATGATGATGGCCGGCGGCGTGATCACCATGCTGGCGCTCATCGTCGGCCTGCTGGCCACCGGCCGCAAGGGCAAGCTGGACCGGCGGATCGACGCGATGTCGGGGCGGGAACGGCCCGAGGCGAGGCCCGAGACGGTCGCCTCGATGGCGAGGTCGGCGTTGCCCAAGATGGGCAAGGTGATCGTGCCCGACGACGAGGCCGAGCGGACCAGGCTGCGGGCCCGGATGGTGCACGCGGGGCTCTACCAGCGGCAGGCGATGCACGCGTTCCTGGGCGTGAAGCTCGTCCTGCTCGTCCTGGCGACGGTCGTCGGCGGCGGCCTGACGCTGGCCAACGTCATCCCCACGACCCGGGCCTTGCCGCTGTCCATCCTGCTGTTCCTGGTGGGGATGTTCGGGCCTGGCGCCTGGCTCAACCGCCGCAAGGCCCAGCGTCAGCAGGCGCTGAGGCGAGCCCTCCCCGACGCGATCGACGTGCTGATCATCTGCCTGGAGGGGGGCCTGAGCTTCCAGGCCTCGCTCAAGAAGATCGCCGACGAGCTGAGGTCGGCGCACCCGGTGCTCGGCAGCGAGTTGCGCATCGTCGACCGCGAGATCCAGCTCGGCCGCGGCCCCGGCGAGGCCCTGACCAACTTCGCCCGGCGCAGCGACATGGAGGAGATCCTCAGCCTGGCGTCGGTCATCGGCCAGTCGGAGCGGTTCGGGGCCAGCCTGGTCAAGAGCATGCGCAACCACTCGGAGAGCCTGAGGCACAAGCGCAAGCAGGCGGCCGAGGAGAGGGCCCAGAAGGCGGCGACCCTGATCATGATCCCCACACTGCTGTTCATCTTCCCGGCCGTCTTCGTGATCCTGCTCGCCCCGGCCGCCTTCCAGGTCTCGGCCATGTTCGAGTCCACCCCCGGGGGGAAGTGA
- a CDS encoding Tad domain-containing protein: protein MMKHPPRRRGAVAVFVALCLLPIVLTMALVIDGGMLMSQRRQAQAVADATAHAAACALAKNYATDAGLDPRGLARAAALSIAADNGYANDGTTTSVVLTFGYGGQAGRVQALVTYYQPRYFSSVISSGTIPVSARALGRVDNTAPPSILLTDPSAAGALTLTGGAKLTANGSIQVNSSSPGAVNASNGAYATNNGGLSVVGGVGIPNWATPTTFFSKAPTTGQAAAADPYASLATPTTAGLDPRSAPNPPYGTATMNPGVYTGGLTLGGGMTITMNPGVYYMKNGGFNVANGVTLNGTGVTIYIDSGGGAISLQGGTTVNLTAPTTGATKGIVYFQDRGNTSNLNNIANGSNVKMSGTLYAPNAALTIAGGATGSQYGSQFIVKSLYLSNNANIAINTSASSSSTSAPYLME from the coding sequence ATGATGAAGCACCCACCCCGGCGCCGCGGGGCCGTGGCCGTCTTCGTGGCGCTCTGCCTGCTGCCGATCGTGCTGACCATGGCCCTGGTCATCGACGGCGGGATGCTGATGAGCCAGCGCCGCCAGGCCCAGGCGGTGGCCGACGCGACCGCGCATGCGGCCGCCTGCGCCCTGGCCAAGAACTACGCGACCGACGCGGGCCTTGATCCGCGCGGACTGGCGCGGGCCGCCGCCCTGTCGATCGCCGCCGACAACGGCTATGCCAACGACGGCACGACCACCTCGGTCGTCCTCACGTTCGGATACGGGGGCCAGGCCGGCCGCGTCCAGGCACTCGTGACCTACTATCAGCCGCGCTACTTCAGCTCCGTCATAAGCAGCGGCACCATACCGGTCTCCGCCCGGGCCTTGGGCCGCGTCGACAACACCGCCCCGCCATCGATCCTGCTGACCGATCCCTCGGCCGCCGGGGCGTTGACCCTGACCGGCGGGGCCAAGCTCACCGCCAACGGCTCCATCCAGGTCAACTCCAGCAGCCCGGGCGCCGTCAATGCATCGAACGGCGCGTATGCCACTAACAACGGGGGCCTGAGCGTCGTCGGTGGCGTGGGCATCCCCAACTGGGCCACCCCGACCACGTTCTTTTCCAAGGCGCCGACGACCGGCCAGGCGGCGGCCGCCGATCCCTACGCGTCATTGGCCACGCCCACCACCGCGGGCCTCGACCCGCGAAGCGCCCCCAATCCCCCCTACGGCACCGCCACCATGAATCCGGGCGTCTACACCGGCGGCCTGACGCTGGGCGGGGGCATGACGATCACCATGAATCCGGGCGTCTATTACATGAAGAACGGCGGATTCAACGTGGCCAATGGCGTCACGCTCAACGGCACCGGCGTGACGATCTACATCGATTCGGGCGGCGGAGCGATCAGCCTCCAGGGGGGGACGACCGTCAATCTCACCGCGCCCACGACGGGTGCCACCAAGGGGATCGTCTACTTCCAGGACCGCGGCAACACGTCGAACCTGAACAACATCGCCAACGGCTCCAACGTGAAGATGTCCGGCACGCTTTACGCCCCCAACGCCGCGCTGACGATCGCCGGCGGGGCGACGGGCTCGCAGTACGGCTCGCAGTTCATCGTCAAGTCGCTGTACCTCTCCAATAATGCGAACATCGCGATCAACACGTCCGCGTCCAGCTCGAGCACCTCCGCCCCGTACCTGATGGAGTGA